The Bacillota bacterium genome has a segment encoding these proteins:
- a CDS encoding sulfatase produces MNIILVIFDTLRKDHVGAYGNDWIQTPNLDAFAREATVFTRAYPESLPTLPVRRALHTGKRTYPFRGHRDYKGDFSGAPGWGPIPEEQDTLAEILSQHGYRSAFITDTYHQFKPSKNFHRGFDEWIWVRGQETDPYKTGPRVADAEISCHMNHPLDDDPRLARFLRKYLTNNAYRITETDYYPARVFMEASRWLVDNQDAEKFLLVVDSFDPHEPWDPPPAYRRLYDPDDDVADVIQSLYAPWKGRLSPREVKRLQANYAGEVTLVDRWFGYFMETLRLTGRLEDTVVAVISDHGHNLGHDPGDKGLISKQGHPMTKAVADLVLMVRHPKGEGAGTTCDKLVYNYDLTTTLLKMVGVEPDQKMDGIDFWPAVLSSEVPTRYYVTIAWGPLITVIDDQWWFNANIWGEGALLYAYNDDPNLQLNLAAECPDICRRMLDRAIEDAGGEIPLEFANYRTKPGCTPYLD; encoded by the coding sequence ATGAATATCATACTTGTAATCTTCGATACGCTACGTAAGGATCACGTCGGGGCCTATGGCAATGATTGGATTCAGACACCGAATCTGGACGCATTTGCGAGAGAAGCTACTGTGTTCACCAGGGCCTATCCTGAGTCATTGCCTACCTTGCCAGTGCGTAGGGCCCTGCATACGGGAAAGCGGACTTATCCATTTCGCGGCCATAGGGATTACAAGGGAGATTTCAGCGGAGCGCCCGGCTGGGGACCGATTCCTGAAGAGCAAGATACCCTGGCTGAGATCCTGAGCCAACATGGTTACCGTTCAGCCTTCATCACTGACACCTATCATCAATTCAAGCCGTCGAAGAATTTCCATCGAGGATTTGATGAATGGATATGGGTCCGTGGCCAGGAGACGGATCCTTACAAGACCGGTCCGCGGGTGGCGGATGCGGAGATTAGCTGTCATATGAACCACCCGCTTGACGATGACCCCAGGTTGGCGCGGTTCCTAAGAAAGTACCTTACCAACAATGCATATCGGATAACTGAAACCGATTACTATCCTGCCCGGGTGTTTATGGAAGCATCCCGGTGGTTGGTCGATAATCAGGATGCTGAGAAATTCTTGCTAGTGGTTGACTCTTTTGACCCTCACGAGCCATGGGATCCTCCGCCAGCTTATCGGCGACTTTACGACCCCGACGACGATGTTGCGGATGTTATACAATCCCTCTATGCCCCTTGGAAGGGCCGTCTTTCGCCCAGGGAGGTCAAGCGCCTCCAGGCCAATTACGCCGGCGAGGTAACCCTGGTTGATCGCTGGTTTGGTTATTTCATGGAGACTCTTAGACTGACAGGTCGTCTTGAGGACACGGTCGTGGCAGTCATCAGCGATCATGGCCATAACCTCGGGCATGACCCGGGCGACAAGGGGCTAATTAGCAAACAGGGCCATCCCATGACAAAAGCAGTAGCTGATTTGGTGCTGATGGTCCGGCACCCCAAAGGTGAAGGGGCCGGCACCACCTGTGACAAATTGGTCTATAACTATGACCTGACGACTACCTTATTGAAAATGGTAGGAGTTGAGCCGGATCAAAAAATGGACGGGATTGATTTTTGGCCAGCGGTCCTCTCCTCTGAAGTTCCCACTCGCTACTATGTGACTATAGCTTGGGGTCCGCTCATAACTGTCATAGATGATCAATGGTGGTTCAACGCCAACATATGGGGAGAGGGGGCGCTATTATACGCTTATAATGATGATCCAAATCTGCAGCTCAACCTTGCCGCTGAATGCCCCGACATCTGCCGGAGGATGTTGGACCGCGCCATTGAAGACGCGGGCGGGGAAATCCCTTTAGAATTCGCCAACTATAGGACTAAGCCTGGATGCACCCCTTATCTTGATTGA
- a CDS encoding sulfatase, with protein sequence MRILYIDIDTLRPDHLGCYGYPRNTSPNIDLIASEGIRFTNCYASDVPCLPSRTAFFSTGRFGIHTGVVGHGGTAADLILQGESRGFGVSEDRISLAMALRKLGFYTVSVSPFAERHAAWHFYQGFNEMHNTGKRGGERADEVAPIALEWIKNNGRKDNWFLHVNMWDPHTPYRTPLEYGNPFEKDPPPSWLTEEVIRQQYNSYGPMSAHEVRGWGSRQLLPREVPEITSIQDFKRCIDGYDTGIRYADEYVGKILQALDEQGVLDETIIIVSSDHGENLGELNVYGDHQTADYITCRVPLIIRWPGLTKGGVDSALHYQLDLAPTLIELLGGTAPTLWDGRSFASSLRTGEENGRDYLVVSQCAWSCQRGVRFGPWILIRTYHDGLKDFPPLMLFNVEEDPHETQNLAGERPDIVNQGLAYLELWHGDMMASSEVQQDPMWTVIREGGPYHVRGNFLAEYCKRLRETGRGYHADKLESQYGGTR encoded by the coding sequence GTGCGCATTCTTTACATTGATATAGACACCTTAAGACCGGACCATTTAGGCTGCTATGGCTATCCGCGCAATACTTCCCCAAATATCGATCTTATAGCCTCCGAAGGGATCCGTTTTACCAATTGTTACGCTTCAGATGTTCCGTGTTTGCCTTCTCGCACAGCATTTTTCTCGACAGGGCGTTTTGGTATTCATACTGGTGTCGTCGGACACGGCGGCACAGCCGCGGACTTGATCCTTCAGGGAGAATCAAGAGGTTTCGGAGTGTCGGAGGACCGCATCTCATTAGCTATGGCGCTCAGGAAACTCGGTTTCTACACCGTATCGGTCAGTCCGTTTGCTGAAAGGCATGCGGCATGGCATTTTTATCAGGGATTCAATGAGATGCATAACACGGGCAAGAGGGGAGGAGAGCGAGCGGATGAAGTGGCTCCCATAGCGTTGGAATGGATCAAGAATAACGGCCGTAAAGACAACTGGTTTCTTCATGTAAACATGTGGGATCCGCATACCCCTTATCGAACGCCCCTAGAATATGGGAATCCCTTCGAGAAGGACCCACCTCCCAGCTGGCTCACCGAAGAAGTGATTCGCCAGCAGTACAACAGCTATGGGCCGATGAGCGCTCATGAGGTAAGGGGATGGGGCAGCAGGCAGCTATTGCCGCGTGAGGTCCCTGAAATAACCTCTATTCAGGATTTTAAGCGATGTATCGACGGTTATGACACGGGAATTCGATACGCAGACGAATATGTAGGAAAGATCCTGCAGGCTCTTGACGAGCAAGGGGTATTAGATGAAACCATTATCATTGTCAGTTCTGACCACGGCGAAAATCTGGGTGAGCTTAATGTCTATGGCGATCACCAGACAGCGGATTATATCACCTGTCGTGTTCCTCTCATAATTCGGTGGCCTGGCCTGACAAAAGGCGGGGTTGATTCTGCGCTTCACTATCAGCTGGACCTTGCGCCCACTCTCATAGAATTATTAGGTGGAACTGCTCCCACGTTGTGGGATGGAAGGAGCTTTGCTTCGAGCCTGCGAACCGGCGAAGAGAATGGACGGGACTACCTCGTGGTCAGCCAGTGCGCGTGGAGCTGCCAGAGAGGAGTCCGCTTTGGCCCATGGATCTTGATAAGAACATACCACGATGGACTAAAGGATTTCCCGCCGCTTATGCTTTTCAATGTTGAGGAAGATCCCCATGAGACGCAAAATCTAGCTGGAGAGCGTCCAGATATCGTCAACCAGGGCTTGGCATATCTGGAGCTTTGGCATGGTGACATGATGGCCAGCTCTGAGGTCCAACAAGATCCCATGTGGACTGTGATCCGCGAGGGAGGGCCTTACCATGTGCGGGGGAATTTTCTTGCGGAATATTGCAAGAGGCTGCGGGAGACCGGGCGGGGGTATCATGCGGATAAATTAGAGAGTCAATATGGGGGGACCAGATAA
- a CDS encoding type II toxin-antitoxin system HicA family toxin has product MKIPRNVSGEQLAQLLTLYGYRITRQTGSHMRLTTILRGEHHVTIPRHNPLRIGTLSGVLSDVAVHLKVSKEELVRELFKGYQASSKK; this is encoded by the coding sequence ATGAAAATTCCTAGAAATGTATCGGGGGAGCAACTGGCCCAACTCCTTACCCTATATGGCTATCGAATCACGCGGCAAACCGGGAGTCACATGCGCCTCACCACTATCCTTAGAGGAGAGCATCACGTCACCATTCCTCGCCATAATCCTTTACGAATTGGCACCCTCAGCGGAGTCCTCAGTGATGTTGCCGTGCATCTAAAAGTGAGTAAAGAAGAACTTGTTAGAGAGTTGTTCAAGGGTTACCAAGCTTCATCCAAGAAATAG
- a CDS encoding 2-oxoisovalerate dehydrogenase, with translation MEDREVFFLVEESAEGGYEARALGYSIFTAGDTLEDLREAVRDAVRCHFDEKNLPRIIRLHFVKEEVIAV, from the coding sequence ATGGAGGATAGAGAGGTATTCTTCTTAGTGGAGGAATCGGCTGAAGGAGGCTATGAGGCTCGGGCACTGGGTTACTCCATTTTCACCGCAGGCGACACTCTAGAGGACCTCAGGGAGGCAGTGCGCGATGCCGTCCGCTGTCATTTTGACGAAAAAAACCTACCTCGCATAATTCGTTTGCACTTTGTGAAGGAAGAAGTCATTGCTGTATGA
- a CDS encoding anaerobic sulfatase maturase yields the protein MAKPIGPICNLDCVYCYYREKEGLYPKVGDFRMSPEVLESFIKQYIEAQDDIPEINFAWQGGEPTLLGVEFFEKAVELERKYCPEGKIIHNAFQTNGLLLDDEWGKFLKRHNFLVGISIDGPQHLHDSLRVGRSGAPSFDRVMHGLEVLKRHQVEFNALVAVNRINADHPLEVYHFLKDQGVKFMQFIPIVRRIPWTKGATAGEFQNETRGHIPSVSVTVSTRRVHSKKDGEVTPESVDPVQYGRFLCEIFDEWVSHDVGRYFVQIFEVALGIWLGLGSTLCVHAETCGRALVLEHNGDLFSCDHFVYPQYKLGNILKTPLRRLVNSDRQAAFGLAKKKALPRCCLECAVRFACNGGCLKDRFAQSEDGSEGLNYLCAGYKLFFNHIAPRMRDLAREIRLS from the coding sequence ATGGCAAAGCCGATAGGTCCAATCTGTAATCTAGATTGCGTATATTGCTATTATCGCGAGAAAGAGGGGTTATATCCTAAGGTCGGGGATTTCCGAATGTCGCCGGAGGTCCTTGAATCCTTCATCAAGCAATACATCGAGGCTCAAGATGATATACCGGAGATCAATTTTGCCTGGCAGGGCGGTGAGCCTACCCTGCTTGGAGTAGAGTTCTTTGAAAAGGCCGTGGAACTGGAGCGCAAATACTGTCCTGAGGGGAAGATAATCCATAATGCTTTTCAGACGAACGGGCTTCTATTAGATGATGAATGGGGGAAATTCCTGAAGAGGCACAACTTTCTTGTGGGCATCAGCATAGATGGCCCGCAGCATTTGCATGATTCCCTCCGTGTAGGTAGATCGGGTGCCCCTAGTTTCGACCGGGTAATGCACGGCCTCGAGGTCTTGAAGAGGCACCAAGTGGAATTTAACGCCCTTGTAGCCGTGAATCGTATAAACGCTGATCACCCCCTAGAAGTTTATCATTTTCTCAAGGATCAGGGCGTGAAATTCATGCAATTCATCCCCATAGTGAGGAGGATACCCTGGACCAAAGGGGCTACAGCAGGAGAGTTTCAAAATGAAACCAGAGGCCATATCCCATCAGTCAGTGTCACGGTTTCCACAAGGCGAGTTCACTCGAAAAAGGATGGCGAGGTAACTCCTGAATCAGTGGATCCTGTTCAATATGGTCGTTTCCTATGCGAGATATTTGATGAGTGGGTAAGCCACGATGTGGGCAGATATTTCGTGCAGATTTTTGAAGTGGCTCTCGGAATCTGGCTCGGTCTGGGGTCAACATTGTGTGTTCACGCCGAAACATGCGGTCGCGCCCTTGTGCTGGAGCATAATGGGGATCTCTTCTCATGCGATCACTTCGTATATCCACAATATAAACTTGGGAATATTCTGAAGACTCCTCTCAGGCGTCTGGTCAACTCTGATCGTCAGGCGGCTTTTGGCCTCGCTAAAAAGAAAGCCTTGCCTCGATGCTGTCTTGAATGTGCAGTCCGGTTTGCCTGTAACGGCGGGTGCTTGAAGGATCGCTTTGCGCAGTCAGAAGATGGGAGTGAGGGGCTGAACTACCTTTGTGCCGGGTATAAGCTCTTTTTCAACCATATTGCGCCGCGAATGAGGGACTTGGCCAGAGAAATTCGTTTATCGTAA
- a CDS encoding DUF362 domain-containing protein: protein MTSDVYFSNMRTRSGRNLLDKVSTLYDRAGFGKLIEKGDFVAIKIHVGEPGNLAYIQPPVVRVIVEKVKASGGKPFLTDANTLYVGCRSNAVDHAISAIQNGFSFATVGAPFVVADGLHGHSTVKVPINAPRVKEARIGAAIAEADAMIVLSHFKGHEAAGFGGAIKNTGMGSASRAGKQEQHSSVKPEVDVAKCRMCGRCVRWCPAGAISFEPGHPARIDHSKCIGCAECTISCLDEAIGVNWTDAEVGGFQERMAEYAYAVVSTKKEKCGFMNFVMNVSPDCDCAPWNDTPIVPNLGVLASTDPVAIDQASVDLVNSAPGMPDSRLGDSLDSRDKFGSIHRGVDWSIQLAHGEKIGLGTRQYRLIEVR from the coding sequence TTGACCAGCGATGTATATTTCTCGAATATGCGCACTCGAAGCGGCAGAAATCTGCTGGATAAGGTAAGCACGTTATATGATCGGGCTGGATTCGGGAAGCTCATTGAGAAAGGAGATTTTGTCGCCATAAAGATCCATGTGGGCGAGCCGGGTAATCTGGCTTACATTCAGCCTCCGGTAGTCCGCGTGATTGTGGAAAAAGTGAAGGCAAGCGGGGGCAAGCCTTTTCTTACAGATGCAAACACGCTTTATGTAGGATGCCGTTCCAACGCCGTTGACCATGCGATATCTGCCATCCAGAATGGATTCAGTTTCGCCACGGTGGGCGCCCCATTTGTGGTTGCGGACGGGCTGCACGGTCACAGCACTGTCAAGGTACCGATAAATGCGCCCAGGGTGAAAGAGGCTCGCATCGGCGCCGCCATTGCCGAGGCTGATGCAATGATAGTCTTGAGCCATTTCAAAGGACATGAAGCAGCTGGGTTCGGCGGTGCGATAAAGAATACGGGAATGGGTTCCGCATCTCGCGCCGGCAAACAGGAGCAGCACTCGAGCGTGAAGCCGGAGGTTGATGTGGCTAAATGCCGGATGTGCGGGCGCTGTGTCAGGTGGTGCCCTGCAGGGGCGATATCTTTTGAGCCCGGGCATCCCGCCAGGATTGATCATTCCAAGTGCATCGGCTGCGCCGAGTGTACCATTAGCTGTCTGGATGAGGCCATAGGGGTGAACTGGACGGATGCCGAGGTTGGTGGTTTTCAGGAGCGCATGGCGGAGTATGCTTATGCCGTGGTAAGCACAAAGAAAGAGAAGTGCGGGTTTATGAATTTCGTCATGAATGTCTCTCCAGACTGCGATTGCGCTCCATGGAACGATACGCCCATAGTCCCCAACCTGGGAGTCCTGGCATCCACTGATCCAGTTGCTATTGACCAGGCCAGCGTGGACCTGGTCAATTCAGCGCCGGGCATGCCTGACAGCAGGCTTGGCGATTCCTTGGATAGCCGGGATAAATTCGGTTCCATCCATAGAGGCGTTGATTGGAGTATTCAGTTGGCTCACGGCGAGAAAATAGGCCTTGGCACGAGACAATACAGGCTCATCGAGGTAAGGTAG
- a CDS encoding DUF763 domain-containing protein, giving the protein MRSGVANLPLHSGKCPAWLFSRMKALGAAIIEIIVEEFGPQEVLRRLSDPIWFQAFGCVLGFDWHSSGITTTVCGALKEGLRPREGHLGIFFAGGKGATSRKTPAEIAEACEKHGLPSEFINLQYASRMAAKVDSAALQDGYDIYHHLFVFTTDGGWAVIQQGMNDATGWARRYHWIGRISTDFDFVREPHAGISCDHIGEALNMVALESERARQASTSIAKEETRVVIQEVKKVLTLPSDHAIPGTTRLEKTLRLAYEHQPEDFETLLSLPGVGPATIRALAMVAEVTYGAKASRRDPVRYSFAHGGKDGHPFPVNKTDYDRSIHVLEDALRKAKLGQTDKLKALKRLAAWQGGTVENHGNAPMTVD; this is encoded by the coding sequence GTGCGAAGCGGCGTAGCTAATCTCCCGTTGCATTCCGGCAAGTGCCCGGCCTGGCTCTTCTCGCGAATGAAAGCGCTGGGGGCCGCTATAATTGAAATCATCGTGGAGGAATTCGGCCCGCAGGAGGTCCTCCGGCGTCTTTCCGATCCAATTTGGTTCCAAGCGTTCGGATGCGTCCTTGGCTTTGATTGGCATTCATCTGGCATCACGACCACTGTGTGCGGAGCCCTGAAGGAAGGGCTGCGCCCCCGCGAAGGCCATCTTGGCATCTTCTTCGCAGGCGGCAAAGGCGCAACCTCCCGGAAAACGCCGGCGGAGATTGCGGAAGCATGTGAGAAACATGGCCTGCCCTCGGAATTCATCAATCTCCAATATGCCAGTAGAATGGCGGCTAAGGTAGATTCTGCGGCCCTGCAGGACGGATATGACATATATCATCATCTGTTCGTTTTCACAACGGACGGCGGATGGGCTGTAATTCAGCAAGGCATGAATGATGCCACCGGCTGGGCAAGGCGCTATCACTGGATCGGCAGGATCTCCACTGATTTCGACTTCGTTCGCGAGCCCCACGCGGGCATTTCGTGTGACCATATAGGGGAAGCGCTCAATATGGTGGCCCTTGAAAGTGAAAGGGCTCGCCAGGCGTCAACGTCGATCGCTAAGGAAGAAACGAGAGTCGTCATCCAGGAGGTGAAAAAGGTATTGACTCTTCCTTCAGACCATGCGATCCCAGGGACGACCCGGCTCGAGAAGACCCTCAGATTGGCCTACGAACATCAACCCGAAGATTTTGAAACCTTGCTGTCACTACCTGGAGTCGGGCCGGCAACCATCAGGGCACTGGCAATGGTTGCCGAGGTGACTTATGGGGCGAAGGCAAGTCGCAGGGACCCTGTCAGGTATTCCTTCGCGCATGGAGGTAAAGACGGACATCCCTTCCCTGTCAATAAAACTGACTACGACCGGTCTATTCATGTCCTTGAGGATGCGCTGAGGAAAGCTAAGCTGGGACAAACCGACAAGCTGAAAGCGCTCAAGAGACTTGCAGCATGGCAGGGAGGAACCGTGGAAAACCACGGGAATGCACCTATGACCGTTGACTAG
- the thiD gene encoding bifunctional hydroxymethylpyrimidine kinase/phosphomethylpyrimidine kinase: MAPVALTIAGSDSGGGAGIQADIKTFTSLGVFGTSALTAITAQNTVGVPGIHVLEPSFVTAQIDAVATDFSLSAAKTGMLANADIIHAVAQAIRQHSIPKLVIDPVMVSKTRVSLLEPQAKEALVKQLFPLATVVTPNIPEAEEITGFRIVAPADMRRAAMQIKDLGPQWVVVKGGHMEGEAIDLAYNGEEFIEISSRRYQTKNTHGTGCTFSAAITAYLALGATVVDALLKAKEFITWAIANSLSLGHGHGPVNHFYYRRPTNSV; the protein is encoded by the coding sequence GTGGCGCCTGTGGCGCTGACGATTGCCGGCTCAGATAGTGGGGGAGGCGCGGGCATCCAGGCTGATATCAAAACGTTCACATCCCTCGGGGTCTTTGGAACCTCAGCGCTCACTGCCATAACCGCCCAGAATACGGTAGGTGTCCCTGGCATCCATGTCCTTGAGCCATCGTTTGTGACGGCTCAGATAGATGCCGTAGCCACAGATTTCTCTCTGTCAGCCGCCAAGACTGGAATGCTGGCAAATGCAGATATTATCCATGCGGTTGCGCAAGCCATAAGGCAACATTCTATACCTAAGTTGGTGATAGATCCTGTAATGGTCAGTAAGACTAGAGTTTCCTTATTAGAGCCACAGGCCAAGGAGGCCCTTGTCAAACAACTATTTCCTCTTGCTACTGTAGTTACTCCAAACATTCCTGAAGCCGAGGAGATCACAGGATTCCGCATTGTCGCACCGGCTGATATGCGGCGGGCAGCCATGCAAATCAAGGATCTAGGCCCCCAATGGGTCGTGGTAAAGGGTGGTCACATGGAGGGGGAAGCCATCGACCTGGCCTATAATGGGGAGGAATTCATTGAAATCTCGAGCCGAAGATATCAGACTAAGAATACCCACGGCACGGGCTGTACTTTCTCTGCGGCGATCACGGCATATCTTGCACTTGGCGCAACAGTGGTAGATGCCCTTCTAAAAGCGAAGGAATTCATCACCTGGGCGATAGCAAATTCTTTGTCGCTAGGACATGGTCATGGACCTGTAAATCATTTCTATTACCGGAGGCCTACAAACAGCGTTTGA
- the thiE gene encoding thiamine phosphate synthase has product MRRQLRLYVVTDHELARGRSEEEVVRSAIAGGATAIQFRAKDWDTSRMIEVGSRLREITAAADVLFIVNDRVDVAIAVNADGAHIGQEDIPIEIARQILGPSKILGVTIYNVEQAQAAQEKGADYLGTSAVFPTGTKKYISVPPLGLEGLSRIVKSTSLPVVAIGGISKDNAEQVLNTGVTGIAVVSAVVAADDIEGAARDLRAIVDRITKSTWEGSPALTVGDVRGDRTP; this is encoded by the coding sequence GTGAGGCGCCAACTCAGACTGTATGTCGTAACCGATCATGAGCTTGCCCGGGGCAGGAGTGAAGAGGAAGTAGTAAGATCAGCCATAGCTGGAGGCGCTACAGCGATACAATTCAGAGCAAAGGACTGGGACACAAGCCGGATGATCGAGGTGGGTTCAAGACTCAGGGAGATCACCGCAGCCGCGGACGTTCTTTTCATTGTAAATGATCGTGTGGATGTAGCTATAGCTGTCAACGCCGATGGCGCGCACATCGGACAAGAGGACATTCCAATAGAAATCGCGCGACAGATTCTCGGTCCAAGCAAGATCCTGGGGGTAACTATCTATAATGTGGAGCAGGCGCAGGCCGCCCAGGAGAAGGGGGCGGATTACCTGGGCACATCAGCGGTATTTCCCACCGGAACCAAGAAATATATCTCAGTGCCTCCGCTAGGCTTGGAGGGGCTTTCTCGCATAGTGAAAAGCACTTCCCTCCCCGTGGTGGCCATAGGCGGCATATCAAAGGATAATGCAGAACAGGTATTGAATACAGGAGTTACAGGAATCGCGGTGGTTTCTGCCGTAGTGGCCGCTGATGACATAGAAGGCGCTGCAAGGGACCTCCGCGCAATTGTAGATAGAATCACAAAATCCACGTGGGAAGGCTCACCAGCTTTAACCGTGGGGGATGTCAGGGGGGATAGGACTCCATGA
- the thiL gene encoding thiamine-phosphate kinase gives MKIAGGEFELIKRIKAQVKPNHPRAILGIGDDAAILPRPSGTLLACIDMLVEDIHFISGIISPWQLGWKALAVNISDIAAMGGTPLYALVSIGLNSKADDAYIHEIYEGLTTIGNRFGVEIVGGDTVRSPEATVIDVAVIGEAKNPITRSGAKEGDLIAVTGHVGSSAAGLAWLLSKSREESREKPALEVAYGEPESDRVQPPWAEELIKAHLEPIPQVEAGQLLASTGMVTAMIDISDGVASEVNHIAEESGKGAIVRANSLPISQAALRAGAVLGRDPLDWALFGGEDYELIFTFRESGIEKVKQALEVAKKELLVIGRICEKSKGVALLDRDGTYRELPPAGYNHFANR, from the coding sequence ATGAAAATCGCAGGCGGCGAGTTTGAGCTGATCAAGCGTATAAAGGCCCAGGTGAAACCCAATCATCCAAGAGCCATCCTTGGTATTGGTGACGACGCAGCAATCTTGCCCCGGCCTTCAGGGACTCTCCTGGCATGTATTGATATGCTTGTTGAAGATATCCATTTTATATCTGGTATTATCTCGCCATGGCAGCTCGGATGGAAGGCACTGGCGGTCAATATAAGCGACATCGCCGCCATGGGTGGAACCCCCCTTTATGCTCTTGTTTCGATAGGACTCAATTCAAAAGCTGATGACGCATATATTCATGAGATCTATGAGGGTCTCACAACGATAGGAAACCGTTTTGGCGTCGAAATAGTGGGCGGCGACACAGTGAGATCCCCCGAGGCCACGGTGATTGATGTGGCCGTCATCGGAGAGGCAAAAAATCCTATAACCCGTTCCGGCGCAAAAGAAGGGGATCTTATCGCCGTCACCGGACATGTAGGTTCATCTGCGGCAGGCCTTGCCTGGCTTTTGAGCAAATCCAGAGAAGAATCCCGCGAAAAACCGGCTTTGGAAGTGGCGTATGGCGAACCTGAGTCCGACCGGGTGCAACCTCCATGGGCCGAGGAATTGATCAAGGCCCATCTTGAACCAATCCCGCAGGTGGAAGCCGGCCAACTCCTGGCCAGCACAGGAATGGTCACAGCTATGATTGATATAAGCGATGGCGTGGCCAGTGAGGTCAACCATATAGCTGAGGAAAGTGGAAAAGGTGCTATAGTGCGCGCGAATTCTCTCCCCATCAGCCAGGCCGCCCTTAGAGCCGGAGCGGTGCTCGGCCGCGACCCTCTTGATTGGGCGCTTTTCGGCGGCGAGGATTATGAACTCATATTCACCTTTCGCGAATCCGGAATAGAAAAGGTGAAACAGGCCCTTGAGGTCGCAAAGAAGGAGTTACTGGTAATCGGCAGGATCTGTGAAAAGAGTAAGGGTGTGGCACTACTGGATAGAGACGGCACATACAGAGAACTGCCGCCTGCAGGCTACAACCATTTTGCAAATAGATAA
- a CDS encoding amidohydrolase family protein, translating to MPDRPANTGKACRASHLIRKGVRVGLGTDCASNNDDMNMLEELRMAVAVQNLLEEDPGALSAGQALRMATVTNSRAILQSDRLGMIAPGRQADLVLIDTQSARWTPLVDVEANLVYCGSERDVDMVFVAGRLVVSGGRILTVDEREVIRRGEAACRRIYERAGVQMDFVRGSFPHFDHSSPGAD from the coding sequence TTGCCCGACCGTCCTGCAAATACTGGAAAAGCCTGCAGGGCTTCGCACCTCATTAGAAAGGGGGTCAGGGTCGGCCTCGGCACGGATTGCGCTTCAAATAACGATGATATGAATATGCTCGAGGAATTGAGGATGGCTGTGGCTGTTCAGAACCTGTTGGAGGAGGATCCAGGGGCGCTCAGCGCAGGCCAGGCTCTTCGTATGGCGACTGTGACTAATTCACGGGCGATTCTGCAATCTGACAGGCTCGGGATGATCGCCCCAGGGCGACAGGCGGACCTGGTGTTAATAGATACGCAAAGCGCTCGCTGGACCCCGCTGGTGGACGTTGAAGCCAATCTGGTTTACTGTGGGTCAGAAAGAGATGTCGATATGGTTTTTGTGGCAGGACGGCTCGTCGTTTCAGGAGGCAGAATCCTTACCGTAGATGAACGGGAAGTCATAAGGCGCGGCGAAGCGGCCTGCCGCCGGATATATGAAAGGGCAGGCGTACAGATGGATTTTGTTCGAGGGTCATTCCCCCATTTTGATCATAGCTCACCTGGGGCGGATTAA